The Armatimonadota bacterium genome has a segment encoding these proteins:
- a CDS encoding 4Fe-4S binding protein, with translation MRQYLKEAGYSLYSMLKGLKVTNANRRRAETTVQYPDVRPDLAPRFRGFPEVDLDICIVCHLCEKVCPTQCIHIEDVIHGPAHGEAADPNAPKPEKKKEAVVFTINAAICMVCGLCEEACPTKPVRSIVLGHKFEFAMYDRTKLVYGIEGQAVPVPENPPKTK, from the coding sequence GTGCGGCAGTACCTCAAAGAAGCCGGGTATAGCCTGTACAGCATGCTGAAGGGGCTGAAGGTCACGAACGCCAACCGACGGCGGGCGGAGACGACTGTTCAGTACCCGGACGTTCGCCCGGACCTCGCGCCGCGCTTCCGTGGGTTTCCGGAAGTGGATCTGGACATTTGCATCGTGTGCCACCTGTGCGAAAAGGTGTGTCCGACGCAGTGCATCCACATTGAGGATGTCATCCACGGGCCGGCGCATGGAGAGGCTGCCGATCCCAACGCCCCCAAGCCGGAGAAGAAGAAGGAAGCGGTCGTCTTCACGATCAACGCGGCCATCTGTATGGTCTGCGGGTTGTGCGAGGAAGCGTGCCCGACGAAACCCGTTCGGAGCATCGTGCTTGGCCACAAATTCGAATTCGCGATGTACGACCGGACAAAGCTGGTGTACGGCATCGAAGGGCAGGCTGTGCCCGTGCCGGAGAACCCGCCGAAAACGAAATGA
- the nuoH gene encoding NADH-quinone oxidoreductase subunit NuoH, with product MIQQLLKNPVVHDLLIMTAYAVGILIGILLTVLIMILVLRKFLGDIQNRIGPNRVGPRGYFQTVADALKLLLKEDVIPTLADRLAFILSPSIVFLPAYLVYVVIPFGPGLVAADLNVGILYISAITSVAVIGFITAGWASNNKYALLGGMRSAAQIVSYEVPLVLAMIAPVVLAGSLRLGDIIHQQSAVWYLFITPVMALCYLTAGLAEVNLTPFDMVEAESELVAGFNTEYSGMKFALFFLAEFANTFTISIICVSLYLGGWTLPIPSFNGWMESAGALGKLAAFIVIMAKTWGVVFFTMWIRGTLPRVRVDQLMELGWKVLIPVTMIGVVVNSMTVALPMSHNAQLGVLAAVNWIGLIGLLLIGMKKVVPTGTQSAKEMASAAVPQRSRV from the coding sequence TTGATCCAACAACTACTCAAGAATCCGGTGGTCCACGATTTGTTGATCATGACCGCGTACGCTGTGGGGATACTGATCGGCATCCTGCTGACCGTCCTCATCATGATCCTGGTCCTCCGGAAGTTCCTCGGTGATATTCAGAATCGCATCGGTCCCAACCGCGTCGGCCCTCGAGGCTATTTCCAGACCGTGGCGGACGCGTTGAAATTGCTGCTCAAGGAAGACGTCATCCCCACGCTTGCCGATCGCCTGGCGTTCATCCTCTCGCCAAGCATCGTCTTCTTGCCGGCTTACCTGGTTTACGTGGTTATTCCGTTCGGCCCCGGCCTGGTAGCGGCTGACCTGAATGTGGGTATCCTCTACATCTCCGCGATCACGTCCGTCGCCGTCATCGGCTTCATCACGGCCGGTTGGGCGAGTAACAATAAGTACGCATTGCTGGGCGGGATGCGCAGCGCGGCCCAGATTGTGTCCTATGAGGTTCCGCTGGTGCTGGCGATGATCGCGCCAGTCGTTCTGGCTGGCAGCCTTCGCTTGGGCGACATCATCCACCAGCAGTCCGCTGTATGGTACCTGTTCATCACACCCGTGATGGCGCTGTGCTACCTCACGGCGGGCCTGGCCGAGGTGAACCTCACGCCGTTCGATATGGTGGAGGCGGAGTCGGAGCTGGTTGCCGGCTTCAACACGGAATACAGCGGGATGAAGTTCGCGCTGTTCTTCCTGGCGGAGTTCGCGAACACCTTCACAATCTCGATCATCTGCGTGAGCCTCTACCTGGGCGGTTGGACATTGCCGATTCCCTCATTCAACGGGTGGATGGAGTCGGCGGGCGCGCTCGGGAAGCTCGCGGCATTCATCGTGATCATGGCGAAGACGTGGGGTGTAGTGTTCTTCACAATGTGGATCCGCGGAACGCTTCCCCGCGTTCGGGTGGACCAGTTGATGGAACTCGGCTGGAAGGTGCTGATCCCGGTGACGATGATCGGGGTGGTGGTCAACTCGATGACCGTTGCCCTTCCGATGTCGCACAATGCCCAGTTGGGTGTGCTGGCCGCGGTAAATTGGATCGGCCTGATTGGGCTATTGCTGATCGGGATGAAGAAAGTCGTGCCAACCGGCACACAATCGGCGAAGGAGATGGCGAGTGCGGCAGTACCTCAAAGAAGCCGGGTATAG
- a CDS encoding SAM-dependent methyltransferase, with the protein MKALYNDVRRSLALEELIRAEIRSGGPMTFARFMALALYHDPLGYYRSHPDATTRAGDFLTAPETHPLFGRLLARYAASVRREIGGSEFTVVEQGAGTGALAESFLDAWPEEAGGAAVSYAIVEPYSPAAERLRARLPGEVRIVPDIGSIAPFSGLYLSNELPDAFPVNRVRSVEGGLREVFVALDGDRLIEHEGPLSSPVLADWIAVAGLEVEEGAEIEVNLGIEPWLQSVAGALEAGRILTIDYGYDASGVRRFPRGTLLAHYRHAANEDFLLRIGMQDLTAHVCWTAVERFGERAGLRRIERTNQREFLTRLGWKEHGRALMQAPGATHAELDAVDRLGRLEEGLGGLGVLVQERM; encoded by the coding sequence ATGAAGGCGTTGTACAACGACGTGCGGAGATCTCTGGCGCTGGAGGAATTGATCCGGGCCGAGATTCGTTCCGGAGGGCCGATGACGTTCGCGCGGTTCATGGCGCTGGCCCTGTACCACGATCCGCTGGGCTACTATCGCAGTCACCCGGACGCGACGACGCGCGCCGGCGACTTCCTGACCGCCCCTGAGACGCACCCGTTGTTCGGGAGGCTGCTGGCGCGGTACGCGGCGAGCGTTCGGCGCGAGATCGGCGGATCGGAATTCACGGTTGTGGAACAGGGCGCCGGGACCGGGGCGCTGGCGGAGTCCTTTCTGGACGCCTGGCCGGAAGAGGCCGGCGGCGCGGCCGTCTCATACGCCATTGTCGAGCCTTACAGCCCCGCCGCGGAGCGTTTACGCGCCCGGCTGCCTGGTGAAGTCCGCATAGTACCGGATATTGGGTCGATCGCGCCGTTCTCCGGGTTGTACCTGTCCAATGAACTGCCGGATGCGTTTCCCGTGAACCGTGTCCGGTCCGTGGAAGGCGGGTTACGCGAAGTCTTCGTGGCGCTCGACGGGGACCGGCTCATCGAACATGAGGGCCCCTTGAGCTCGCCGGTTCTGGCCGACTGGATTGCGGTTGCCGGGCTGGAGGTGGAGGAGGGAGCCGAGATCGAGGTCAACCTGGGGATCGAGCCGTGGCTGCAAAGCGTGGCCGGCGCTTTGGAAGCGGGGCGGATCCTCACCATCGACTACGGGTACGATGCGTCCGGCGTGAGACGGTTTCCCCGCGGCACGCTCCTTGCCCATTACCGCCACGCCGCGAATGAGGATTTCCTGTTGCGGATCGGCATGCAAGACCTGACGGCCCACGTTTGCTGGACGGCGGTGGAGCGATTTGGCGAGCGGGCGGGCCTTCGGAGAATCGAGCGTACAAATCAGCGGGAGTTTCTGACAAGGCTCGGTTGGAAAGAGCACGGGCGCGCCCTCATGCAGGCGCCGGGTGCGACGCACGCGGAACTGGATGCGGTGGATCGGCTGGGGCGGTTGGAAGAGGGCCTCGGGGGGCTGGGCGTGCTGGTGCAGGAGAGGATGTAG
- a CDS encoding prepilin-type N-terminal cleavage/methylation domain-containing protein → MRLRRGFTLIELLVVIAIIAILAAILFPVFAKARERGKMAACLSNSKQIGLILRQYADDYDEGLPFNPYTTSLPHTRPWVHLFMAYAKSADIFRCPSHAGTPVKAWKIDSEHFFTTGYPANNGAIPANPDVNTWYTREVPAIGYAFNEVQIGGYLDNKRHTLKQLKDPASIAMFGDGIYWYSGANAPSVLPSGDPPGTKYWDWGEPGVSDWWGRPQHLGGCEFVYADGHAGWAKPVKLTNSGYFYGYYPKARLN, encoded by the coding sequence ATGAGACTTCGCCGCGGATTCACGCTTATCGAACTGCTCGTAGTCATCGCTATCATAGCGATCCTGGCCGCGATCTTGTTCCCCGTATTCGCCAAGGCCCGCGAACGCGGCAAAATGGCGGCCTGCCTCTCCAACAGCAAGCAAATCGGATTGATTTTGCGGCAGTACGCGGATGACTACGATGAAGGGCTTCCCTTCAACCCGTATACCACCTCCCTGCCGCACACGCGTCCATGGGTCCACCTGTTCATGGCCTATGCCAAGAGCGCAGATATCTTCCGCTGCCCCAGCCATGCGGGGACGCCGGTTAAAGCCTGGAAGATCGACTCGGAACATTTCTTTACCACGGGCTATCCGGCCAACAACGGGGCTATTCCCGCCAATCCCGACGTGAACACGTGGTACACAAGGGAGGTCCCGGCGATTGGCTACGCATTCAACGAAGTCCAGATCGGAGGCTACCTGGACAACAAGCGCCACACCCTGAAGCAGTTGAAGGACCCGGCGAGCATCGCCATGTTCGGCGACGGCATCTATTGGTACTCTGGCGCCAACGCCCCGTCTGTTCTGCCATCCGGCGATCCACCCGGCACCAAATACTGGGACTGGGGGGAACCCGGCGTCAGCGATTGGTGGGGCAGGCCGCAGCACCTGGGTGGCTGCGAATTCGTGTACGCTGATGGCCACGCAGGGTGGGCGAAGCCGGTGAAGCTCACCAACAGCGGGTATTTCTACGGCTACTACCCCAAGGCGCGCCTCAACTAG
- a CDS encoding dockerin type I repeat-containing protein: MRPLFVRCIKLLIAAALITSRVGRPAHAAAVLTAAVPAGVAPDNATPAAVYCTLTGGYPNNVYAIKGTFSTGMRPYYGLTWAAQRQLWAAQEERWDTCQPLLETDKYGNWKGHIFVRLEATAPRGHILFRISVVALRPVEDAGPTVSEWYSTDSVTIAPDGDGAWFRGHAYTDPGCTVPANGAIIRAIGLTGSISGSGLTQYSAVPDGQNPVDVGYFNVAVTSGWVMDVTARTRDGQIVTVYVKTAPPWIIPPGETASVDGAVWGDVNGDGVLNAHDVTLALQIASGINPCPLAFRSRADVCPDPVDHLVTVEDAIAIARRVCAG; the protein is encoded by the coding sequence ATGAGACCCCTCTTCGTCCGGTGTATCAAACTCCTGATTGCCGCCGCGCTTATCACGTCGCGGGTTGGCCGGCCGGCACATGCGGCGGCGGTCCTAACGGCCGCTGTACCCGCTGGTGTCGCCCCGGATAACGCCACCCCCGCCGCAGTGTATTGCACGTTGACGGGCGGCTACCCCAACAACGTATACGCCATCAAGGGCACGTTCTCGACGGGCATGCGGCCTTATTACGGCCTCACTTGGGCCGCGCAGCGCCAGTTGTGGGCGGCCCAGGAAGAGCGTTGGGACACCTGCCAGCCTCTCCTTGAAACAGACAAGTATGGCAACTGGAAGGGGCACATCTTCGTACGCCTCGAGGCGACCGCCCCCCGGGGCCACATCCTTTTCCGCATCAGCGTTGTCGCCCTCAGACCGGTCGAGGACGCCGGGCCCACCGTGAGTGAATGGTACAGCACGGATTCGGTCACCATCGCGCCGGACGGGGATGGCGCCTGGTTTCGCGGCCACGCATACACCGATCCTGGCTGTACCGTGCCCGCCAACGGGGCCATAATACGGGCCATTGGCCTCACAGGCAGCATCTCCGGCTCGGGCCTCACGCAGTATTCCGCGGTTCCGGACGGCCAGAACCCCGTCGACGTCGGCTATTTCAACGTGGCCGTCACTTCGGGATGGGTGATGGACGTCACCGCGCGCACCCGAGACGGCCAGATTGTGACAGTCTACGTTAAGACCGCGCCGCCGTGGATTATCCCGCCCGGCGAAACAGCCTCGGTGGATGGCGCCGTGTGGGGCGATGTGAACGGAGATGGCGTGTTGAACGCCCACGACGTAACCCTGGCGCTGCAGATAGCTTCCGGCATCAACCCATGCCCGCTCGCTTTCCGCAGCCGCGCTGACGTCTGTCCGGATCCGGTTGATCACCTCGTCACCGTAGAGGACGCGATAGCCATCGCACGCCGCGTTTGTGCCGGGTGA
- a CDS encoding acetylxylan esterase, with amino-acid sequence MRRLLLLPVLAAGLLFAAPLRAQTSSSMDLAGTWKFFKGDNKSYAQSQFDDALWKDATVPGTWQDQGNPDLKGFAWYRKHVALPARWGSDPLVTTGKAVLYLDLGKIADAYEIYWNGGIIAAGGKLPPAYAAATGDVHAGVPADKSTFGGDNVLAVRVYGQGTASGIVGGPLSLREPTFADYLNVSIVGKDNRAEFTGPDGLTFDIVVENQGDAAWQKGTVMVSVLDGAGKTIVTSPMMVDVNPQKVYRATLQLKESDLNPGIYTVNAATQMGGATFQTTSKTFVFNPGGIRSTTFKTPDQIKAFTAKLDTFWKTTLTAVKATPLAPTAVQDTAKSTDKVKVYKVTFAGLKGQTIYGWYCVPAAAAKSPGVVVLPGYGNNSIEPPTLLAESGFAALAINVLGSDVDSKTYPSEADSYAKGGFADPNTFVMRGMVVAGIRAVDFLAQRPEVRADRLGVAGMSQGGGLALDVAALEPRVVVAVASSPAADFPRMFSQARRNPASGFLTGLDAAEKAQLEQTMAYFDPAFLAARIRIPTLISLGMKDDIVPPETAYTVKNSIPQGVAVMIQADEMSGHQVTPSQASASLQWLTKFLIG; translated from the coding sequence GTGAGAAGATTACTCCTGCTGCCCGTCCTAGCTGCCGGGCTTCTTTTTGCCGCTCCGCTGCGGGCCCAGACCTCTTCATCGATGGATCTGGCCGGCACGTGGAAATTCTTCAAAGGCGACAACAAGAGCTACGCCCAGTCGCAGTTTGACGACGCGCTTTGGAAGGATGCCACCGTCCCGGGCACGTGGCAGGATCAGGGCAACCCGGATCTCAAGGGGTTCGCGTGGTACCGAAAGCACGTTGCCCTTCCCGCGCGGTGGGGGAGTGACCCTCTCGTCACCACCGGTAAAGCCGTCCTGTACCTGGACCTCGGCAAGATCGCCGACGCCTACGAGATCTATTGGAACGGCGGCATCATCGCGGCCGGAGGCAAACTGCCGCCAGCCTATGCGGCGGCGACGGGGGACGTTCACGCCGGGGTTCCCGCAGACAAATCCACGTTTGGCGGCGACAATGTGCTGGCGGTCCGCGTGTACGGCCAGGGCACCGCGAGCGGCATCGTGGGCGGTCCGCTTTCGCTTCGCGAGCCCACTTTCGCCGACTACCTCAACGTCTCAATCGTCGGCAAGGATAATCGCGCGGAGTTCACCGGCCCCGATGGGCTGACCTTCGATATCGTTGTCGAAAATCAGGGCGATGCGGCCTGGCAAAAGGGCACAGTGATGGTTTCCGTCCTCGATGGCGCCGGCAAGACCATCGTCACCTCGCCAATGATGGTTGACGTGAACCCGCAGAAGGTCTATCGCGCCACGCTGCAATTGAAAGAGTCCGACCTCAACCCCGGCATCTACACCGTCAACGCCGCCACTCAGATGGGCGGGGCTACGTTCCAGACCACCTCCAAGACCTTTGTCTTCAACCCGGGCGGAATCCGCAGCACGACCTTCAAAACGCCGGACCAGATCAAGGCCTTCACCGCCAAACTGGACACCTTCTGGAAGACCACGCTTACCGCGGTGAAGGCGACTCCTCTCGCCCCAACAGCCGTTCAAGACACCGCGAAGTCCACGGACAAGGTGAAAGTCTATAAGGTCACGTTCGCCGGGCTCAAGGGCCAGACCATCTATGGCTGGTATTGCGTTCCCGCCGCCGCGGCCAAATCCCCGGGCGTGGTGGTGCTCCCCGGGTACGGCAACAATAGCATCGAGCCGCCCACGCTCCTCGCCGAGAGCGGCTTCGCCGCCCTCGCCATTAACGTGCTCGGCTCGGATGTTGACTCCAAAACGTATCCGTCCGAGGCAGATTCGTACGCAAAGGGTGGATTCGCCGATCCCAACACGTTTGTGATGCGCGGAATGGTAGTGGCCGGCATTCGTGCCGTTGACTTCCTCGCGCAGCGACCGGAAGTCCGGGCCGACCGACTCGGTGTTGCCGGTATGAGCCAGGGGGGAGGGCTTGCCCTCGACGTGGCGGCGCTTGAACCCCGCGTCGTCGTGGCCGTCGCCAGTTCGCCTGCCGCCGATTTCCCGCGCATGTTCAGCCAGGCGCGGCGGAACCCGGCCAGCGGATTCCTCACCGGGCTCGATGCGGCCGAAAAGGCCCAGCTTGAGCAGACGATGGCTTACTTCGACCCGGCTTTCCTTGCGGCGCGAATCCGGATACCAACGCTCATCAGCCTCGGTATGAAAGACGACATCGTCCCACCGGAGACCGCTTATACCGTCAAGAACTCCATCCCGCAGGGCGTGGCCGTGATGATTCAGGCGGACGAAATGTCCGGCCATCAGGTCACCCCGTCACAGGCATCGGCCAGCCTCCAGTGGCTCACGAAGTTCCTGATCGGCTGA
- the hisD gene encoding histidinol dehydrogenase: MQVIDTRTTSAREIRARLTRSASLGDAAKEAAVRDIIEDVRARGDEALLDYGRRWDCPKLETLRITPEAIAAAHAACDPTLLETMRGSKANIERFHRQQMPRSWFDGAQDGIILGQLVQPVHTVGLYVPGGTAAYPSTVLMTAVPALVAGVSRIIICTPPDKSGQVNPLVLAAAHECGISDVFAVGGAQAIGAMAYGTETVPGVDVICGPGNIYVLLAKKMVVGSVNIESLPGPSEICVVADDTANPRFVAADMLSQAEHGGVGASSAAVLITPSRALADAVQAELARQAATQSRRAILEQALEEAGLIVITRDVDEALDLANLMAPEHLELEIENAWNRLSKVRNAGAIMIGPWSTEPVADYWAGPSHVLPTSGTARFYGPLSVDIFLKKSSIVCYDEARLREAAPNVIRFAEAEGLDAHANAVRVRVEDPA; this comes from the coding sequence ATGCAAGTTATTGATACACGCACAACTTCGGCGCGGGAGATCCGCGCAAGGCTCACCCGCTCCGCATCGCTCGGTGATGCCGCGAAAGAAGCCGCCGTCCGGGATATCATCGAGGATGTCCGCGCGCGCGGCGACGAGGCCCTGCTCGATTACGGCCGTCGATGGGATTGCCCCAAACTGGAAACCCTTCGCATCACGCCGGAAGCCATCGCCGCCGCCCATGCCGCGTGCGATCCCACCCTGCTTGAAACGATGCGGGGCTCAAAGGCGAACATCGAGCGATTCCATCGCCAGCAAATGCCCCGATCATGGTTTGACGGCGCACAGGATGGAATCATCCTCGGCCAATTGGTCCAGCCTGTGCACACCGTCGGCCTCTATGTCCCCGGCGGTACGGCAGCCTACCCCAGTACGGTGCTGATGACGGCGGTCCCTGCCCTCGTGGCCGGCGTGAGCCGCATCATCATCTGTACCCCGCCGGACAAGAGTGGTCAGGTTAACCCGCTGGTCCTCGCCGCCGCCCACGAGTGCGGCATTTCGGACGTCTTCGCCGTCGGCGGCGCGCAGGCGATCGGCGCGATGGCCTACGGCACGGAGACTGTCCCGGGCGTCGACGTGATCTGCGGGCCCGGCAACATCTACGTCTTGCTGGCCAAGAAGATGGTCGTCGGCAGCGTGAACATCGAGAGCCTTCCCGGCCCGAGCGAGATTTGCGTGGTCGCCGACGACACCGCCAATCCGCGCTTCGTTGCCGCGGATATGCTCAGCCAGGCAGAGCATGGAGGCGTGGGCGCGAGCAGCGCGGCCGTGCTCATTACTCCGTCAAGGGCTCTCGCCGATGCCGTGCAGGCCGAGCTGGCACGCCAGGCCGCCACACAGAGCCGCCGCGCCATCCTGGAACAGGCGCTCGAAGAGGCCGGGCTCATCGTCATCACCCGCGACGTGGATGAGGCGCTCGACCTCGCCAACCTGATGGCGCCGGAACACCTCGAACTGGAGATCGAAAACGCCTGGAACCGCCTGAGCAAGGTTCGAAACGCGGGCGCCATCATGATCGGCCCGTGGAGCACTGAGCCGGTTGCCGACTACTGGGCGGGGCCAAGCCACGTGCTCCCCACGAGCGGGACCGCTCGTTTCTACGGCCCACTGAGCGTGGACATCTTCCTGAAAAAATCGAGCATTGTCTGCTACGACGAGGCACGCCTCCGCGAGGCCGCTCCAAACGTTATCCGGTTCGCCGAAGCCGAAGGGCTTGATGCCCACGCCAACGCCGTGCGCGTTCGGGTGGAGGATCCGGCGTGA
- a CDS encoding HAD family hydrolase, which yields MTDLGNGIWASDTALRLGPSVDAIVFDVDGVLLNVSGSFRKCISATTQFFLAKTLGWEGGGEYLPVSETELFKRAGGFNNDWSLAECAILLFLCKGTAADGTSAALLRALPPSTAEYTAEIGRRGGGEDNAVACLTDAFPADIIQIARALWDKDVIDRIFMEMYAGRTHCKRVYGFEPTLVDQERGELLNETVLLDTPALTDRYRYGIVSGRLRGELDVALEMTGLRGLIDRAATMTADDGLHKPDPNGLIVLADRMSFAAAAFVGDTLDDMRTVHNYRKVRTEPGYLACQVLSGPAGEANRQFFADHGADVVAPDVNALMRWFESL from the coding sequence GTGACCGATCTCGGAAACGGAATCTGGGCCTCGGACACCGCTCTGCGCCTCGGTCCAAGCGTGGACGCCATCGTTTTCGACGTGGATGGGGTTCTCCTGAACGTCTCCGGCTCTTTTCGAAAATGCATTTCCGCGACGACGCAGTTCTTCCTCGCTAAGACGCTCGGCTGGGAAGGCGGCGGCGAGTATCTGCCTGTCTCCGAGACGGAGCTCTTCAAACGCGCCGGAGGATTCAACAACGACTGGTCGCTGGCGGAATGCGCCATCCTTCTGTTTCTGTGCAAGGGAACCGCCGCGGATGGGACCTCCGCCGCACTGCTCCGCGCCCTCCCGCCGAGCACGGCGGAATACACCGCCGAGATCGGCCGGCGTGGCGGCGGCGAGGATAACGCCGTAGCCTGCCTGACCGACGCCTTCCCGGCGGACATCATCCAAATCGCACGCGCGCTCTGGGACAAGGATGTCATCGATCGCATCTTCATGGAGATGTACGCCGGGCGAACCCACTGCAAGCGCGTATACGGCTTCGAGCCGACGCTCGTGGACCAGGAGCGTGGCGAGCTTCTGAACGAGACTGTGCTGCTCGACACGCCCGCACTCACGGACCGGTATCGCTACGGAATCGTCTCCGGACGCCTACGGGGCGAACTCGATGTCGCGCTCGAAATGACCGGCCTTCGCGGCCTGATCGATAGGGCGGCGACGATGACCGCGGACGATGGACTGCATAAGCCCGATCCGAACGGCCTGATCGTTCTCGCTGATCGCATGAGTTTTGCTGCCGCTGCGTTCGTCGGCGATACCCTCGACGACATGCGGACGGTTCATAATTACAGGAAGGTTCGCACCGAGCCGGGCTATCTGGCCTGCCAGGTTCTCAGCGGGCCCGCGGGAGAAGCGAACCGGCAGTTTTTCGCCGATCACGGCGCCGACGTCGTAGCGCCGGACGTTAATGCCCTGATGCGTTGGTTTGAATCGCTGTGA
- the hisB gene encoding imidazoleglycerol-phosphate dehydratase HisB: protein MSRTATVERNTKETQIRLSIDLDGRGSASVNTGVGFLDHMLTLFAHHGRFDLQITAKGDLHVDPHHTVEDVGITLGQAVANALGDKAGILRYGNFTVPMDEALVMCALDLSGRPYLMLDVSLPATRLGEMDTELVEDFFQAVANNALMNLHIRQLSGRNTHHIIEAGFKAFARALDAAVQLDPRVEGIPSTKGTI from the coding sequence ATGTCACGAACCGCAACAGTCGAACGAAACACCAAGGAGACGCAGATCCGCCTGTCCATTGACCTGGACGGCAGGGGCAGCGCTTCCGTCAATACCGGGGTGGGCTTCCTGGATCATATGCTCACGCTCTTTGCGCACCACGGACGGTTCGACCTGCAGATCACCGCAAAGGGTGATCTGCATGTTGACCCGCACCACACGGTGGAGGATGTGGGCATCACGCTGGGCCAGGCGGTTGCCAATGCGCTGGGCGACAAGGCCGGCATCTTGCGCTACGGCAACTTCACGGTCCCGATGGACGAAGCGCTGGTCATGTGCGCACTGGACCTCAGCGGCCGGCCCTATCTCATGCTGGACGTCAGCCTGCCCGCCACTCGGCTCGGCGAAATGGATACCGAACTTGTGGAGGACTTCTTCCAGGCAGTGGCGAACAACGCCCTGATGAACCTGCACATCCGTCAGTTGAGCGGGCGCAACACCCATCACATTATCGAGGCCGGTTTCAAGGCCTTTGCCCGCGCCCTCGACGCCGCCGTTCAGCTCGATCCCCGTGTAGAAGGGATCCCCAGCACGAAAGGTACGATCTAG
- the hisH gene encoding imidazole glycerol phosphate synthase subunit HisH → MDIAIVDYGVGNLRSAQKAIEHGGHEAVITADAAVLRAAPRIILPGVGAFGAAITQLRESGLDDVVMDAARSGKPVLGICLGMQLLLSKGYELGEWDGLGLVPGDVVKFDAPGLKIPQIGWNTIEPTGTSPLLNGVDDGMMFYFVHSFYCRPADAAAIGGTTEFGGPYCSVIASGNIHGAQFHPEKSGKAGLRFLKNFAELPS, encoded by the coding sequence ATGGATATCGCAATCGTTGACTATGGCGTTGGCAACCTGCGCAGCGCGCAGAAGGCCATCGAGCACGGCGGACACGAAGCCGTGATCACCGCGGACGCGGCTGTTCTGCGCGCGGCCCCGCGCATCATCCTGCCCGGCGTGGGCGCGTTCGGCGCGGCCATCACCCAACTGCGTGAGTCGGGGCTCGATGACGTCGTCATGGACGCAGCGCGAAGCGGCAAGCCTGTGCTCGGAATCTGCCTCGGCATGCAGCTCCTCTTGTCGAAGGGGTACGAACTCGGCGAGTGGGACGGTCTCGGCCTCGTGCCTGGCGATGTGGTGAAGTTCGACGCGCCCGGCCTGAAGATTCCGCAGATCGGCTGGAATACCATCGAGCCAACCGGCACGTCACCGCTGTTGAACGGGGTAGACGACGGCATGATGTTCTACTTCGTCCACTCGTTTTACTGCCGTCCCGCAGACGCTGCGGCGATCGGCGGAACGACCGAATTCGGCGGACCGTATTGCAGCGTGATCGCTTCAGGCAATATCCATGGCGCCCAGTTCCACCCGGAAAAGAGCGGCAAAGCAGGGCTTCGCTTCCTCAAGAATTTCGCGGAGTTGCCCTCATGA
- the hisA gene encoding 1-(5-phosphoribosyl)-5-[(5-phosphoribosylamino)methylideneamino]imidazole-4-carboxamide isomerase yields MTVIPAIDIRGGQCVRLHQGDYAQETVYGADPVEMALRWEAEGAERLHVVDLDGARDGEGMNRAIVGRIAAALKIPVQTGGGLRNADTIQMMLDAGVQRCIVGTTAAVESDATRSLFERFGDALILGLDARDGLVAIRGWREVTDQTAVEFARQMVGIGARRIIYTDIARDGALTGPNLPALGAMAGASGVPIIASGGVSTLEDIRALKELEPLGVEAAITGKAIYVGAFSLRDAIAAGT; encoded by the coding sequence ATGACCGTGATTCCCGCGATCGATATTCGTGGCGGACAGTGCGTCCGCCTGCACCAGGGCGACTACGCTCAGGAAACCGTTTACGGCGCCGACCCGGTGGAGATGGCCCTCCGATGGGAAGCCGAGGGCGCCGAGCGCCTCCACGTGGTCGACCTGGACGGCGCGCGAGACGGCGAGGGGATGAACCGCGCGATCGTGGGCCGTATCGCGGCCGCGTTGAAGATTCCAGTTCAGACCGGCGGCGGCCTCCGCAACGCGGATACAATCCAGATGATGCTGGATGCCGGCGTTCAGCGCTGCATCGTGGGGACAACCGCGGCGGTTGAAAGCGATGCGACGCGCTCGCTGTTTGAGCGCTTCGGTGACGCGCTGATTCTCGGACTGGACGCGCGCGACGGCTTAGTGGCCATCAGGGGCTGGCGCGAGGTCACGGATCAGACAGCCGTTGAGTTTGCCCGTCAGATGGTCGGCATCGGGGCCCGCCGAATCATCTACACCGATATCGCGCGGGATGGCGCGCTCACAGGCCCGAATCTGCCCGCCCTGGGAGCGATGGCAGGGGCATCCGGCGTGCCAATTATCGCCAGTGGCGGCGTGAGTACGCTGGAGGACATCCGCGCGCTGAAGGAACTGGAACCGCTCGGTGTCGAGGCCGCCATCACCGGCAAGGCGATCTATGTGGGCGCGTTCTCTCTACGGGACGCCATCGCTGCCGGAACATAG